The Caballeronia sp. SL2Y3 genomic sequence ACGGTGCTCGCGCTCGCGGGCGCAGGCTTCTACTGGCTGGAGCCGCGTGTCCACACCTATGCCGAGGGTCTGTGGCTTGCGTTCGAGAACAGCGCGACCGTGGGGTACGGCGACATCGCGCCGACTACGCCCGCGTCCCGAGTATTCGCTGTATTCGTGGTGCTGCTCGGGTACGGAATGCTCTCGCTTACCTTCGCGAGCATCGCCGCGCTGGTCATCGGCGGCGAAGAAAAGCAGCTTCGACGAGACATGCACAAGGACATCAAGCGTCTCGAACGCGAGATGGCGCTGATGCGCGACGACGTGCGCCTGCTGCGCGACGCGCTCACGGACCGCACGGCCGGGCCGGTGCGACGCGAGCCCGCGCATGAGGGACGCAAAACACGGATACGGCCGGGCACCGAGGCGGACACATGATGCCTGCTTCGCCGCGTGATCTCGATACCTGCTGATTAGCGATACGCGTTACCGCGGCACTTGGTTGACAAGCAAAAGCGGCGTGTGCGTGATTCTTGCGACGTTGCGCGCCACGCTTCCGAGCAGCCAGCGCGCCGCGCCACGGCGGCCATGCGTGCCCATGACCAGCAGGTCGGCGCGCCACGCGTCTGCCTCGCGCACGATCGCGTGCGCAACATCGTCCCGGCACTCGCACGTGCTGAGCACTTCGAAGCTGGTCTCGCCGGGCGCGTTCGCAAACACTCGTCGCGCCATGGATCTCGCTGCTCGCGCGTCCTCGTCGAATGCTTCTTCGAGCAGCGAGAACGGAAGGGGATTGGTCATGCGCATGGCCTTGTCGATCACATGAATCGCCCGAAGATGCGTTTCGGATGAAGCGAGGCCCGCGCCGAAGCGCAATGCCGGAAGGACTTCGCTGCTACCGTCGACCGCAAAGAGAATGCGCCGGGGCTCGTGCGCCCCGGTTGCGTCGAACGACTCGGGCACGACGAGAACCGGCAGCCTCCGGTTGGCGGCCAGCGGCTCGGCCGTGCTGCCCTCGATCCAGCGGAGCAGGCCGTGATGCTGATGTGCGCCAGTCACGAGCAGGTCCGCGTTCCAGTCTTCGGCCTCCTGAGCGATCGCCTGTGCGTTGTTCCGGCCGTCCGACAGTTCCACCAACACCGTTTCGACGTGATGCCCAGCGTTGCGCAGCGCGTTCTGGGAACGGAGAAGCATCTCGCGCGCGTCCGTCACGGCACTGCCGCGCGCCTCGTGCAGAGAGTGGCGCACGAGGTCGGGCACCGGCAGCGCCGCATTGCACTGCGCAATCACGCTCAGGATGCGGATGGACGTCCCGGCTGGGACGAATTTGCCTGCGTACGCGAGCGCATTCTCCGAAGCGGGTGAACTGTCGAGTGCGACCAGCACTCTGCGCGGGCGGGGCGCCCGTTCGGCGGTGTCTGTCATGTCGATTCCATCGAGTCATCGTGCGGCGACACCCATGTTGATACCTCGCGCGTGCACGTCGCTTGATCCAGGTCAGCCGAAGGCGAGGCGCTGCGGGCGCATCATGTGCGAAGACGCTGTGCCTCACATCGAGGAAGCCCGCATGACTGAAATCGCGACCGGACCGTGGCATGAGCGGACATCCGAAGATGTCGCGCTGGCGTTCGCATCGCACGCGCACAACGGGCTTTCGCGCGACGAAGCGGCACGGCGTCTGT encodes the following:
- a CDS encoding universal stress protein, producing MTDTAERAPRPRRVLVALDSSPASENALAYAGKFVPAGTSIRILSVIAQCNAALPVPDLVRHSLHEARGSAVTDAREMLLRSQNALRNAGHHVETVLVELSDGRNNAQAIAQEAEDWNADLLVTGAHQHHGLLRWIEGSTAEPLAANRRLPVLVVPESFDATGAHEPRRILFAVDGSSEVLPALRFGAGLASSETHLRAIHVIDKAMRMTNPLPFSLLEEAFDEDARAARSMARRVFANAPGETSFEVLSTCECRDDVAHAIVREADAWRADLLVMGTHGRRGAARWLLGSVARNVARITHTPLLLVNQVPR